Within Amycolatopsis sp. cg5, the genomic segment CGAGCTCGGTACTGCTCCACGAGCTCCTGTGGATCTGCAACGCCACGTCGCGTCCTCCCGCACTGGAAAACATTACGTCCAGAATGTAAGTTCTAGCCAGAATGTACATCCGTTCCGGTCTGCACGTAAAGGAGGTCGACTGTGACCGAGGCGACAACCCGCGTCAAAGCGCATCGGACACAGGCCGAGCGCCGCGAGCAGACCAAGACGGCACTGCTCGACGCCACGATCGACTGCCTCGTCGAGCTCGGCTACGCCCGCACGTCGGTGCAGGAGATCTGTGCCCGCGCGGGCGTTTCCAAAGGCGCGGTGCAACATCACTTCTCCGCCAAGGCGGAACTGATGGCCGCCGCCGTCGAGCACCTGACCGTGAAACTGCGGCGGCAGCTGGCCGAGTCGTTGCAGACGGTGCCGCAGGGCGTCGACGGCATCCCGACGGCGATCGATCTGCTGTGGGAGGGCTATTCGGGCACGCTCGCCACGGCGGCGACCGAACTCTGGGTGGCCGCGCGCACGGACCCGGAGCTCAAGGCGGCGATCCGGCCCGTCGACCGCGCGCTCGGCCGGTCCACTCGCGACCACATCACCTCGATCGCGGCGGGCCTGCCGCGCGAGCGGGTGGAAACCCTGTTCTGGCTGACCGTCAACCTCACCAGGGGACTCGCGCTCGACGCGGAACTCGGCGGCGACCCGAAACGGCGGCGGCAGCTGCTGGACGAATGGAAGCGCATCGCTGTCGCCGTGGCGACGGGATAAAAGGCGTACGAGCCGACCCGGCCCTCACTCGGGTCGGCCCGCGTGCCACTCATCAAGACGGCTCCTGAGCACGACAATGACGTTTACTTGCGCGAAGAATTCGCGTCATAAAAAACGATCACCACTAAACATGAATACTTTTCACTTCACGCTTGGCCGATCGCCGTACCGCCGGTATGCTGTACTACTGGTCGGTAACATCGGGTAGCGCTGAAGGAGTCCGTCATGACGAGCACGACGCCGGCGAGCACGGGACACGACGCGGTCGACCCGGAGACCATCGGCGGCGTCCCGGACGCCCCGTCCGCCTCGCGGGCGGGCCTGCTCGCCGCCCGCGCCAGCGGCGGCAAGGACAGCGCGCCCGTCCGGATGCTCGCGCCGTTCACCGGACTGCCGATCACCACGCTCCCCCAGGCCACCGACGCCGACGCGCGCGCGGCGTTCGACAAGGCCCGCGCCGCGCAGCGTGCCTGGGCTGCACGGCCAGCCGCCGAGCGCCAAGAGGTGCTGATCCGGCTGCACGACCTGGTGCTGGCCCGGCAGGACGAGGTACTCGATCTCGTGCAGGTCGAGGCTGGCAAGGCCCGGATGGACGCGTTCGACGAGGTCAGCGGGACCGCGCTGGTCGCCGCCTACTACGGCAAGCACAGCGCGAAACTCCTCGCGCCGAAGAAGCGCGCCGGTGTCATCCCGGTGCTGACCAAGGTCGCCGAGGTCCGCCACGCCAAGGGCGTCGTCGCGGTCATCTCGCCGTGGAACTACCCGCTCGCGCTGACCGCGATGGACGTGTTGCCCGCGCTGGCCGCGGGCAACACCGTCGTGCAGAAGCCCGACAACCAGACCGCGCTTTCGGCGCTGTGGCTGCACGAACTCGCCGAGGAAGCCGGTTTGCCCGCGGGCGTCTGGCAGATCATCCTCGGCCGCGGCTCGGAAATCGGCCCCGCGCTGCTCGAAGAATCCGACTACCTCTGTTTCACCGGCTCGACCCCGACCGGCAAGCAGCTCGCGGGCCAGGTCGCGCAGCGCCTGACCGGCTATTCGCTGGAACTCGGCGGCAAGAATCCGATGATCGTGCTGCCCGACGCCGACATCGCGAAGGCCGCGGCGGGCGCGGTCACCGCCTGCTTCTCTTCCGCCGGGCAGCTGTGCGTCTCGGTCGAGCGGATCTACGTCCACGAAAGCGTCCGCGAGGAGTTCACCCGCGCATTCGTCGCGAAGACGGCGGCGTTGCAGCTCGGCGCTTCGCTGGACTACAGCGCCGGGATGGGCTCGCTGACCTCGGCGAGCCAGCTGGAAACGGTGTCCGCGCACGTCGAGGACGCCCGCGCGGCCGGCGCGACCGTGCTGACCGGCGGCCGCGCCCGGCCCGATCTCGGCCCGCTGTTCTACGAGCCGACCGTGCTCGCGGACGTCACCCCGGACGCGAAGCTCTTCGCGGAGGAGACGTTCGGGCCGGTCGTGTCGATCTACGGCTACACCGACGTCACCGACGCGATCGAGCGCGCCAACGACACCCGCTACGGCCTGAACGCGAGCGTCTGGTCGCGCAACGGCCGCGCGGGCTGGGAGGTCGCGGCGCGCCTGAAGGCGGGAACGGTCAATGTCAACGAAGGCTTCGCGGCCACCTTCGGCAGTGTCGACCTGCCGATGGGCGGGATGAAGGAGTCCGGCGTCGGCCGCCGCAACGGCGCCGACGGCCTGCTCAAGTACACCGAGTCCCAGTCGATCGCCGTCCAGCGCGGCCTTCGCCTGCGCCCCGGCAAGGGCATGCCGCCCAAGCTCTGGGTCAAGGGCATGACCGCGAGCATGAAGGTCTTGCGCCGCCTCCCCGGCCGCTAAGAGCTGGCGGGCGACGCCAAGAGGCCGCGGTCGTACGCGATGGCCACGGCCTCGGCGCGACGTGACGCGCCCAGCTTGGCCATCACCCTGGACAGGTGGACGCTGACCGTTTTCTCGCTGATGTAAAGCT encodes:
- a CDS encoding TetR/AcrR family transcriptional regulator, translated to MTEATTRVKAHRTQAERREQTKTALLDATIDCLVELGYARTSVQEICARAGVSKGAVQHHFSAKAELMAAAVEHLTVKLRRQLAESLQTVPQGVDGIPTAIDLLWEGYSGTLATAATELWVAARTDPELKAAIRPVDRALGRSTRDHITSIAAGLPRERVETLFWLTVNLTRGLALDAELGGDPKRRRQLLDEWKRIAVAVATG
- a CDS encoding succinic semialdehyde dehydrogenase, which produces MTSTTPASTGHDAVDPETIGGVPDAPSASRAGLLAARASGGKDSAPVRMLAPFTGLPITTLPQATDADARAAFDKARAAQRAWAARPAAERQEVLIRLHDLVLARQDEVLDLVQVEAGKARMDAFDEVSGTALVAAYYGKHSAKLLAPKKRAGVIPVLTKVAEVRHAKGVVAVISPWNYPLALTAMDVLPALAAGNTVVQKPDNQTALSALWLHELAEEAGLPAGVWQIILGRGSEIGPALLEESDYLCFTGSTPTGKQLAGQVAQRLTGYSLELGGKNPMIVLPDADIAKAAAGAVTACFSSAGQLCVSVERIYVHESVREEFTRAFVAKTAALQLGASLDYSAGMGSLTSASQLETVSAHVEDARAAGATVLTGGRARPDLGPLFYEPTVLADVTPDAKLFAEETFGPVVSIYGYTDVTDAIERANDTRYGLNASVWSRNGRAGWEVAARLKAGTVNVNEGFAATFGSVDLPMGGMKESGVGRRNGADGLLKYTESQSIAVQRGLRLRPGKGMPPKLWVKGMTASMKVLRRLPGR